In one Nicotiana sylvestris chromosome 8, ASM39365v2, whole genome shotgun sequence genomic region, the following are encoded:
- the LOC104214806 gene encoding uncharacterized protein, whose amino-acid sequence MRQKQSIAAAFEKHSDQTKSEYWVRLNASVDVIKPFVLKRAPKNNKMTSSDIQKEIVTACKIETIKAIIEDLNGDYFALLVDESLDVSRKEKMSIILRYIDKKGSVMERFIGIVHVRDTSALSLKKAIVDVLVHHSLSLSSIRGQCYDGASNMQGYIKGLKKLIKQESRSAHSIHCFAHQLQLTFVAISKKCVQVGELVLLVSNILNVLGASFKRVDEF is encoded by the exons ATGCGGCAAAAACAATCTATTGCTGCTGCATTTGAGAAACATTCTGATCAAACTAAGAGTGAGTATTGGGTTCGCTTAAATGCTTCAGTTGATGTG ATTAAACCCTTTGTGTTGAAACGTGCTCCAAAAAATAATAAGATGACTTCTTCAGATATTCAAAAAGAAATTGTGACCGCATGTAAGATAGAAACTATTAAGGCTATAATAGAGGATCTAAATGGTGACTACTTTGCTTTATTAGTTGATGAGTCTTTAGACGTGTCACGCAAAGAGAAAATGTCTATTATTTTACGGTATATCGATAAAAAAGGAAGTGTGATGGAGAGATTTATTGGCATTGTTCATGTTCGAGATACTAGTGCTTTATCTCTAAAGAAAGCAATTGTCGATGTACTTGTTCATCATTCTTTAAGTTTATCTTCTATACGTGGACAATGTTATGATGGGGCAAGCAATATGCAAGGTTATATTAAAGGTCTTAAAAAGTTGATTAAACAAGAAAGTAGATCGGCTCATTCTATTCATTGTTTTGCACACCAACTTCAATTGACTTTTGTTGCGATTTCTAAGAAGTGTGTTCAAGTAGGTGAACTTGTATTATTGGTTTCAAATATTTTGAATGTGTTGGGAGCATCTTTTAAACGTGTGGATGAATTTTGA